One window of the Onychostoma macrolepis isolate SWU-2019 chromosome 21, ASM1243209v1, whole genome shotgun sequence genome contains the following:
- the rbm41 gene encoding RNA-binding protein 41 isoform X2, translating into MKRITRNACDDVPIPEEQETEGQRQLHNLLLQQLDTDVNIDRCVAKKKCFAPAAVYKPFGEQAAGVRSLSQFQALQDGDQELATLRELGLTDAEIELWRCRDQPESSLKGRGVCVAPEVRNERLQAIRDKMAAHAELLSRPQRFSSSRPLSRREMEIEKALFQGSDRCSFLTALYHREEESPVSQQGATSASAMDHFYKDFLEDQNKNVADISERLPQPKIVTNIQCESPSSKPVQSQTHTVHDSSPNKDQHICTEPSPVSDTVNQPQSQEKSIIPMKMTLSQSIGTLSAASAQSHDGPVTVSGRIEEISDEEIKNNRETEEGIRNIPRFKNYQRGTPSNVLCVKNMSPWASLAQLVSLFSRFQKDDTQPILYRLLTGRLKGQAFITFSDVKSAQAALDLLNGYKLLEKPLIIEFGRERSKETDAQTDGPSVHPNTPSVQKNETSCNEKPA; encoded by the exons ATGAAGCG tattACTCGTAATGCCTGTGATGATGTGCCCATCCCTGAAGAACAGGAGACAGAGGGCCAAAGACAACTACACAATCTGCTGCTGCAGCAACTAGATACAGATGTAAACATTGACAG GTGTGTCGCAAAGAAGAAATGCTTTGCTCCAGCAGCAGTATACAAGCCTTTTGGGGAACAGGCAGCTGGTGTGAGGAGTCTGTCCCAGTTCCAGGCTTTGCAGGACGGGGATCAGGAACTGGCCACTTTGAGAGAGCTGGGTCTTACAGATGCTGAGATAGAGCTATGGAGATGCAGGGATCAACCAGAAAGCTCCTTGAAG GGCAGAGGGGTTTGTGTGGCACCTGAGGTGAGGAATGAGCGTCTGCAGGCCATCCGGGATAAAATGGCAGCACATGCGGAGCTGCTGTCCAGACCACAGCGTTTCTCAAGCAGTCGGCCACTTTCCCGTAGGGAGATGGAAATCGAAAAGGCTCTTTTTCAAGGCAGTGACCGCTGCAGCTTCCTCACTGCCCTTTACCATAGAG AGGAGGAGTCACCAGTCAGCCAGCAGGGGGCGACATCCGCCAGCGCAATGGACCATTTCTATAAAGACTTTCTTGAAGACCAGAACAAAAATGTTGCTGATATTTCAGAGCGTTTGCCTCAACCAAAAATTGTCACTAATATCCAGTGTGAATCTCCAAGCTCTAAACCAGTCCAATCACAAACTCACACAGTCCATGATTCCAGCCCAAACAAAGACCAACACATATGCACAGAACCAAGCCCTGTGTCTGACACTGTCAACCAACCTCAGTCTCAAGAAAAAAGCATTATACCTATGAAAATGACATTAAGCCAGTCCATTGGCACATTAAGTGCAGCTTCTGCCCAAAGCCATGATGGGCCTGTTACTGTAAGTGGAAGGATAGAGGAAATTTCAGATGAAGAGATAAAGAACAATCGGGAGACTGAAGAGGGTATACGGAATATTCCACGATTTAAGAACTACCAGAGAGGAACGCCATCTAAT GTCCTGTGTGTAAAGAACATGAGTCCATGGGCATCACTGGCTCAGCTGGTTTCTCTCTTTTCAAGGTTTCAGAAAGACGACACACAGCCCATTCTGTACCGTTTGCTGACTGGCCGACTCAAGGGCCAAGCTTTCATTACATTCTCTG atgtCAAAAGTGCCCAGGCAGCTCTAGACTTGTTAAATGGCTACAAGCTGCTTGAAAAGCCACTGATCATTGAGTTTGGCAGAGAGAGAAGTAAAGAAACGGATGCACAGA